The segment CAAACTGGTTCACAATTATTATAGTAAGTTATTTAGGTAGGCATTTGGTTAGGTAGGTATTTGGCaggaatttaaatttaagaatattgaATTAGCACTCATGGAATTCCTAACTTAAAATACTATAACCTTGACAGTCCCATTATTACAGAATTCCTGTTCATAACAATGCTATGTTTAAGAGTGTGGCAAAAATACATACCAATGATGCAATATCAAATATTTATCAACTGCATAATTTACAACATGCTAAATTACTGCATAGTTTTACATCTACACGCACATATAATTACAGGTTGCATATCAAGATAATAATATTAATGCACTTTTTACTCATTACTACTAGAAAATAGGAATGTACTCATATTAGACAGTTTACAGTACATCTTTCAAAGGTTcatgatattaatatttaatatagcacaacaaaatataacaattttgattattttactcTCCTCATGTTTTCAGATACTTCTTGAATTTTCTTTTCTATCTTTTTAATTTCAAGTAACTTTTCTTTAGCTGTctttctaaaactgtttgactgGATAATCAAGTTCACATTTTCAGTTTTTTCTGCCTGCTCAGCAAGTTCATCGGCAGATTTTTGGAGACTGTCTATTGTTTGTTGTAGTCGAATCTTCTTTGTTTTATGAACTTCTAACTCCTCACTTAACTGAAGACTACGTTTCTTTTCCAGCGCATTAGATTTTTTCTTGCGTTCCTCTTCCAAGTATGACATGTACTTCTGACGAGCTGCTGCAACAGAAGCCCGCAACTCTCTTGTTAGAGGAACATTTGTAACACCGCCACATTTTCTGACCTCTTCAATGGTTAATCTCTTTGCTGCATACGAATCTTCCTTTAGATTTTCCACTTCTATATGGCGATTAACAGAAAACCCTCGCTCTACAGCTGCTTGGccatgtgaaaaaattaaaagcattttTATAACTGGCCACAGTTTCACAAACTTTTTCTCACCACCAAGGTAATTGCGAAAGAAAACATCAATTCGAGACACATCAGGGGAAAAGTCACTAAATGCTGTTTTGTTTTCATGAGCATATCGGAGCAATTCTTGATACTCCAACAGGATTTCATCACACATTTTTTCCTGAAGTTGTTTAGCCTTTACAATAATTGACAAAATCTGCTTCATCTTCTTGTAGCAGCTGTGGCTATCGGTTAGCATAAATCTTGGATCAAGACACGAAAGGCTTCGAACGAAGGCATACTTGATTGGGGATTTTACCACTAGGTTTTCAAGCATCAAGAAAATGATATTCTGTGTTTCATGTCTGAGTTCTAGTACCTCTTTTTCTGAAACTTCCCTTTTGTGAACAAGTTCTTTGACTAGTCTATCAGCAATGAACCCCAAGTTAACTTTGCATGAACTTAAAAGACACTTTCTGTCTTTAAAGTCAAAGAGTGAAACCTGGTATGGTGAAGATAATTTCGAAATGTACTCATTCCTCATAATATTGAAACTCTGCAAGCAACTAACAATCATATTTCTTAGATCTTCAGCTAAGAAAGGCAAGAGTGGTTTGTCACTTTGATACTTCGTAAGAAAAGGTTGTAACAGTTTGACGACCGAAAGGAAAATGTTCAACTTTGCTGGCATCAAAACATCCTGACATGCCTCCTTAACAATAAGGTAAgacttacatttaatttttgtaagatGTCCCTTGTCAACTTCTCCGACATA is part of the Bacillus rossius redtenbacheri isolate Brsri chromosome 8, Brsri_v3, whole genome shotgun sequence genome and harbors:
- the LOC134534921 gene encoding uncharacterized protein LOC134534921; this encodes MPGGKCVFSDAWLANDIYSLWLVKVPEKNKARCSFCSKKFDISSMGEAALKCHIKGKKHAAFTDAATKSLGLTQFFGVENSSTVNVKAEENKIRPASASVVDSCHVTSVSSCSSSSSPSVSSHFSGTDVMNAEIRWALKCATSHYSLNSCEGLPELFKNMFPDSSIAKQFSCSATKCAYMICFGLAPHFKAAIFKTANEVEHYCLLFDESLNLSNQKKQMDIHIRLWDPNSDEVVTRFFTSVFMGHSSAEVTLSTLQEATEKLNHSKLLNLSMDGPAVNWKLFNILQAELKKDFGCTLIDVGSCTLHTLNNCFKHGSRSTSWDIDSFLVSIYWLFKDSPARREDYLNLSVNKKLPSKFCKHRWLENVPAAERALEIWDDLKKYVGEVDKGHLTKIKCKSYLIVKEACQDVLMPAKLNIFLSVVKLLQPFLTKYQSDKPLLPFLAEDLRNMIVSCLQSFNIMRNEYISKLSSPYQVSLFDFKDRKCLLSSCKVNLGFIADRLVKELVHKREVSEKEVLELRHETQNIIFLMLENLVVKSPIKYAFVRSLSCLDPRFMLTDSHSCYKKMKQILSIIVKAKQLQEKMCDEILLEYQELLRYAHENKTAFSDFSPDVSRIDVFFRNYLGGEKKFVKLWPVIKMLLIFSHGQAAVERGFSVNRHIEVENLKEDSYAAKRLTIEEVRKCGGVTNVPLTRELRASVAAARQKYMSYLEEERKKKSNALEKKRSLQLSEELEVHKTKKIRLQQTIDSLQKSADELAEQAEKTENVNLIIQSNSFRKTAKEKLLEIKKIEKKIQEVSENMRRVK